A stretch of Garra rufa chromosome 11, GarRuf1.0, whole genome shotgun sequence DNA encodes these proteins:
- the rap2b gene encoding ras-related protein Rap-2b gives MREYKVVVLGSGGVGKSALTVQFVTGSFIEKYDPTIEDFYRKEIEVDSSPSVLEILDTAGTEQFASMRDLYIKNGQGFILVYSLVNQQSFQDIKPMRDQIIRVKRYERVPMILVGNKVDLEGEREVSSGEGKALADEWNCPFMETSAKNKGSVDELFAEIVRQMNYASAPNGDDQCCSSCVIL, from the coding sequence ATGAGAGAATACAAAGTGGTCGTGTTGGGATCCGGCGGCGTGGGAAAATCGGCGCTGACCGTGCAGTTCGTCACCGGATCCTTCATCGAGAAGTACGACCCGACGATAGAGGACTTCTATCGCAAGGAGATCGAGGTGGACTCGTCGCCGTCGGTGCTGGAGATCCTAGACACGGCGGGCACCGAGCAGTTCGCCTCCATGCGCGATCTGTACATCAAGAACGGCCAGGGCTTCATCCTCGTTTACAGTCTGGTCAACCAGCAGAGCTTCCAAGACATCAAGCCCATGCGAGACCAGATCATCCGCGTCAAACGGTACGAGCGCGTGCCCATGATCCTGGTGGGCAATAAGGTGGATCTGGAGGGCGAGAGGGAAGTCTCTTCCGGGGAAGGCAAAGCCCTGGCGGACGAGTGGAACTGCCCGTTCATGGAAACTTCGGCCAAAAATAAAGGCTCAGTGGACGAACTGTTCGCGGAGATCGTCAGACAAATGAACTACGCCTCGGCGCCGAACGGAGACGACCAGTGCTGCTCGTCCTGCGTGATTCTTTAA